One Centroberyx gerrardi isolate f3 chromosome 6, fCenGer3.hap1.cur.20231027, whole genome shotgun sequence genomic region harbors:
- the LOC139933718 gene encoding uncharacterized protein LOC139933718 isoform X1, which yields MVAEMASCGAACHLEEGDGDIPAPDGKGNLTESDGSGSENAGTEESSEGEDDEEEDEDSEGCAEKDGGEGDIEELDAVDSNNEPTPGPEAEVSNGKDEMHFKLCCEKCKAIQQSHGNEQVTPRRISKGRLQVQLEGEGTYECSVTGLVFEVSEQVLVRYSVLSWSKFGMFLRDSWKFAGPIFNVDTVNKDASVLKSIQFPHSLCLADPESEMTFSVLHIKDNCPVIEPTVDHSGSHVKWNVSSLSPVGPIVQTNQSVEHHGVVLVYKELGIDNNNNNYSFRIYLATNNSSDIKDIGKEVRSSKRRYMKIEKPPTCKLDERRYRLMSEPEGEINPEDLPFTLAVTKLKGYFEAFFEQPPPFKLSLIETDSDQTVWSATIREGDCVDNTVEKPRKRTDSRKRSSSASEEELANKRPRWQDESDGVKAVLSQVQDISEKQLLLVAKRLGREWKQVAIYLDLSSRELEDIQAAEKDVTMQKLKMLVEWKSRRQPGEATVSHLWKSLEDLEDLPNEVHQTLKDMMDNRSAK from the exons AGATGGAGATATCCCTGCTCCTGACGGAAAAG GTAATCTGACTGAAAGTGACGGCAGTGGCTCAG AGAACGCCGGCACGGAGGAGAGCTCAGAGGGAGAGGAcgatgaagaggaggacgaggattCTG AAGGCTGCGCtgagaaggatggaggagagggag ACATTGAGGAACTTGATGCTGTGGATTCTAATAATG AGCCAACGCCTGGACCTGAAGCAGAGGTTTCTAATGGGAAAG ATGAGATGCACTTCAAATTATGCTGTGAAAAATGCAAAGCCATCCAACAG AGCCATGGCAACGAGCAGGTTACCCCCAGGAGGATCTCAAAGGGACGCTTACA ggtacAGCTGGAAGGAGAGGGGACATATGAGTGTTCGGTTACAGGCCTGGTGTTTGAAGTATCAGAGCAGGTTCTGGTACGCTACTCCGTCCTGTCCTGGTCCAAGTTCGGCATGTTCCTCCGGGATTCCTGGAAGTTTGCTGGACCCATCTTCAACGTGGACACGGTCAACAAGGATGCGTCGGTCCTGAAGTCCATCCAGTTCCCCCACTCCCTGTGCCTGGCTG ACCCAGAAAGTGAGATGACATTCAGTGTCCTACACATTAAGGACAACTGTCCAGTCATTGAGCCAACGGTGGACCACTCAGGCAGCCATGTGAAGTGGAATGTGTCGTCCCTGTCCCCTGTTGGTCCCATCGTCCAGACCAACCAGTCTGTGGAGCACCATGGGGTGGTGCTGGTCTACAAGGAGCTGGGCatcgacaacaacaacaacaactacagctTCCGCATCTATCTGGCCACCAACAACTCCTCTGACATcaag gataTCGGCAAGGAGGTGCGCAGCTCTAAGAGGCGTTACATGAAGATAGAGAAGCCGCCCACCTGTAAGCTGGATGAGAGGCGTTACCGTCTCATGAGCGAGCCAGAAGGGGAGATCAACCCCgag GACTTGCCATTTACCCTTGCAGTGACCAAGCTGAAAGGCTACTTTGAAGCATTCTTTGAGCAGCCTCCTCCCTTCAAATTGTCTCTCATAGAGACTGACTCAGACCAGACTGTATGGTCTGCCACCATTAGAGAAG GTGACTGTGTGGACAACACAGTAGAAAAGCCAAGGAAAAGGACAGACA GCAGAAAGAGGAGCAGCAGTGCATCAGAGGAAGAACTGGCCAATAAAAGACCTCGATGGCAGGACGAGTCAG ACGGAGTGAAAGCAGTCCTGTCCCAGGTCCAGGACATCTCAGAGAAGCAGCTCCTGCTGGTGGCCAAGCGGCTGGGGAGGGAGTGGAAGCAGGTGGCCATCTATCTAGACCTGAGCTCCAGGGAGCTGGAGGACATCCAGGCAGCAGAGAAGGACGTGACCATGCAGAAGCTGAAGATGCTAGTGGAGTGGAAGAGCAGAAGGCAGCCGGGGGAGGCCACTGTGTCCCACCTGTGGAAGAGTCTGGAGGATCTGGAAGACCTGCCAAACGAGGTCCATCAGACACTGAAAG ACATGATGGACAACAGATCGGCTAAATGA
- the LOC139933718 gene encoding uncharacterized protein LOC139933718 isoform X2, with translation MVAEMASCGAACHLEEGDGDIPAPDGKENAGTEESSEGEDDEEEDEDSEGCAEKDGGEGDIEELDAVDSNNEPTPGPEAEVSNGKDEMHFKLCCEKCKAIQQSHGNEQVTPRRISKGRLQVQLEGEGTYECSVTGLVFEVSEQVLVRYSVLSWSKFGMFLRDSWKFAGPIFNVDTVNKDASVLKSIQFPHSLCLADPESEMTFSVLHIKDNCPVIEPTVDHSGSHVKWNVSSLSPVGPIVQTNQSVEHHGVVLVYKELGIDNNNNNYSFRIYLATNNSSDIKDIGKEVRSSKRRYMKIEKPPTCKLDERRYRLMSEPEGEINPEDLPFTLAVTKLKGYFEAFFEQPPPFKLSLIETDSDQTVWSATIREGDCVDNTVEKPRKRTDSRKRSSSASEEELANKRPRWQDESDGVKAVLSQVQDISEKQLLLVAKRLGREWKQVAIYLDLSSRELEDIQAAEKDVTMQKLKMLVEWKSRRQPGEATVSHLWKSLEDLEDLPNEVHQTLKDMMDNRSAK, from the exons AGATGGAGATATCCCTGCTCCTGACGGAAAAG AGAACGCCGGCACGGAGGAGAGCTCAGAGGGAGAGGAcgatgaagaggaggacgaggattCTG AAGGCTGCGCtgagaaggatggaggagagggag ACATTGAGGAACTTGATGCTGTGGATTCTAATAATG AGCCAACGCCTGGACCTGAAGCAGAGGTTTCTAATGGGAAAG ATGAGATGCACTTCAAATTATGCTGTGAAAAATGCAAAGCCATCCAACAG AGCCATGGCAACGAGCAGGTTACCCCCAGGAGGATCTCAAAGGGACGCTTACA ggtacAGCTGGAAGGAGAGGGGACATATGAGTGTTCGGTTACAGGCCTGGTGTTTGAAGTATCAGAGCAGGTTCTGGTACGCTACTCCGTCCTGTCCTGGTCCAAGTTCGGCATGTTCCTCCGGGATTCCTGGAAGTTTGCTGGACCCATCTTCAACGTGGACACGGTCAACAAGGATGCGTCGGTCCTGAAGTCCATCCAGTTCCCCCACTCCCTGTGCCTGGCTG ACCCAGAAAGTGAGATGACATTCAGTGTCCTACACATTAAGGACAACTGTCCAGTCATTGAGCCAACGGTGGACCACTCAGGCAGCCATGTGAAGTGGAATGTGTCGTCCCTGTCCCCTGTTGGTCCCATCGTCCAGACCAACCAGTCTGTGGAGCACCATGGGGTGGTGCTGGTCTACAAGGAGCTGGGCatcgacaacaacaacaacaactacagctTCCGCATCTATCTGGCCACCAACAACTCCTCTGACATcaag gataTCGGCAAGGAGGTGCGCAGCTCTAAGAGGCGTTACATGAAGATAGAGAAGCCGCCCACCTGTAAGCTGGATGAGAGGCGTTACCGTCTCATGAGCGAGCCAGAAGGGGAGATCAACCCCgag GACTTGCCATTTACCCTTGCAGTGACCAAGCTGAAAGGCTACTTTGAAGCATTCTTTGAGCAGCCTCCTCCCTTCAAATTGTCTCTCATAGAGACTGACTCAGACCAGACTGTATGGTCTGCCACCATTAGAGAAG GTGACTGTGTGGACAACACAGTAGAAAAGCCAAGGAAAAGGACAGACA GCAGAAAGAGGAGCAGCAGTGCATCAGAGGAAGAACTGGCCAATAAAAGACCTCGATGGCAGGACGAGTCAG ACGGAGTGAAAGCAGTCCTGTCCCAGGTCCAGGACATCTCAGAGAAGCAGCTCCTGCTGGTGGCCAAGCGGCTGGGGAGGGAGTGGAAGCAGGTGGCCATCTATCTAGACCTGAGCTCCAGGGAGCTGGAGGACATCCAGGCAGCAGAGAAGGACGTGACCATGCAGAAGCTGAAGATGCTAGTGGAGTGGAAGAGCAGAAGGCAGCCGGGGGAGGCCACTGTGTCCCACCTGTGGAAGAGTCTGGAGGATCTGGAAGACCTGCCAAACGAGGTCCATCAGACACTGAAAG ACATGATGGACAACAGATCGGCTAAATGA
- the il12a gene encoding interleukin-12 subunit alpha yields the protein MANLNLYFTSCALLLAVCWRASTGSPVPTPLSLSAEKCALCSTLSKALLQNITGLLNNEDLFHGVRCPDQTVVNNKAETALTCAPILTQSKCLEKIMEDLAYYSAVIQSYQLMNATEAALLDPTLEIIQRLLEENVSQMWGNESYKNRLEMCKVMKGFHIRTITINRAMGYISSGDHRQ from the exons ATGGCAAACTTGAATTTGT ACTTCACCAGCTGTGCGCTGCTGCTCGCTGTGTGCTGGCGCGCATCCACAGGAAGCCCGGTGCCCACTCCGCTCAGCCTGAGCGCGGAGAAGTGCGCGCTCTGCTCCACGCTCTCCAAGGCGCTGCTGCAAAACATCACAGGGCTCCTGAACAAT GAGGATCTGTTTCATGGCGTCAGGTGTCCTGATCAAACTGTGGTGAATAATAAAGCTGAGACGGCGCTGACCTGCGCACCCATTCTGACACAG AGTAAATGTCTGGAAAAAATCATGGAGGACCTGGCATACTATTCTGCTGTTATTCAGTCCTACCAACTAATGAATGCAACAGAAGCAGCACTACTTGACCCAACACTGGAAATTATACAGAGACTGCTGgag GAGAACGTCTCCCAGATGTGGGGAAACGAATCCTATAAAAACAGGCTGGAAATGTGTAAGGTGATGAAGGGTTTCCATATCCGGACCATCACCATCAACAGAGCGATGGGCTACATCTCCTCAGGAGACCACAGGCAGTAA